A region of Cucumis melo cultivar AY chromosome 2, USDA_Cmelo_AY_1.0, whole genome shotgun sequence DNA encodes the following proteins:
- the LOC103494334 gene encoding VQ motif-containing protein 20 produces the protein MSPQQQIHGKRDNQINNNGNKPILCPPPLKINKDSHLIRKTSSSSNNTTSSPSSSSSSTTSLVNGVAAAAAAAAKPLQRHPVIIYTHSPKVIHTHPRDFMALVQKLTGMSRSDDHEASTKLATTKPVVDENNNNNKGSKAVVSDDNESSSVVTTDENCCGGGGGSGMMEVGQVNSCFGPVIFEPPPPPPSPPPPQLANSYLTNIPIYTPNSMEFLCANQPIFNYDDSLLFGGNRVVNDFCEYSEL, from the coding sequence ATGAGCCCTCAACAACAAATCCATGGAAAAAGGGATAATCAGATCAATAACAATGGGAATAAACCAATATTGTGTCCACCGCCATTGAAGATCAATAAGGATTCTCATTTGATTCGAAAAACTTCCTCTTCTTCAAATAATACTACTTCTTCcccttcttcctcttcatctTCCACCACCTCTCTTGTCAATGGGGtcgctgctgctgctgctgctgctgcgaAGCCACTTCAACGACATCCGGTGATTATATACACACATTCTCCCAAAGTCATTCACACGCATCCTCGAGATTTCATGGCGTTGGTTCAAAAGCTAACCGGAATGTCTCGATCAGATGATCATGAAGCTTCTACGAAGCTGGCTACAACGAAACCCGTCGTGGAtgagaataataataacaacaaaggTTCTAAAGCTGTTGTGAGTGATGATAATGAATCGTCGTCCGTTGTGACAACGGATGAAAATTGttgcggcggcggcggtggaAGCGGTATGATGGAAGTTGGTCAGGTTAACTCATGTTTTGGTCCGGTGATTTTTGAGCCACCGCCTCCGCCGCCGTCGCCACCTCCGCCACAACTGGCGAATTCTTACCTAACGAATATTCCCATTTATACGCCGAATTCGATGGAGTTCTTGTGCGCGAATCAACCAATTTTTAACTATGATGATTCTTTGCTTTTTGGTGGCAACAGAGTTGTTAATGATTTCTGCGAATATAGTGaactttag
- the LOC103494128 gene encoding synaptotagmin-5 isoform X1, whose translation MKRFGFNVEETIVVLRHAALEKPFLPYLVPLFFLAWAFDKWVFSFSNWIPLAIAVWATLQYGSFQRQLLVEELNKKWKQIILDTSPSTPLEHSEWLNKLLTEIWPNYINPKLSLKFSTIVEKRLKHRRPKLIERIELLEFSLGSCPPGLGLRGTQWSTSGNQRIMRLGFDWDTNEMSIMLLAKLAMPFTGTARIVINSIHIKGDLLLRPILDGRAISYSFVCTPEVRIGVAFGSGGSQSLPATELPGVSSWLVKLLTDVIVRTMVEPRRRCFSLPAFDLGKKAVSGTIYVTVISASKLSRNSLRGNSSRKPLSTYMNSPLDENLTDKDELQTFVEVELDELSRRTAVRLGSNPVWNSTFNMILHEDTGTLRFNLYESNPSNVKYDYLASCEVKMKYAADDSTTFWAIGSDSEVTAKHSEFCGKEVEMVVPFEGVDCGELTVKFIVKEWQFSDGSHSSHNFHVRPQQSVNGSSNYASRTGRKIAITLVEGKDLSLKDKSGKCESYVKLEYGKAFLKTRTAISVNPNWNQKFELDEIGGGEYLKIKCFGVDIFGDENIGTARVNLEGLHEGIVRDVWVPLEKVNYGELRLMIEAVKADDYEGSRGSNIGSNNGWIELVIIEAKDLVAADIGGTSDPYVRVQYGNLKKRTKVMFKTLNPHWNQTLEFPDDGSPLLLHVKDHNALLPTSSIGDCVVEYQRLPPNQMADKWIPLQGVKRGEIHIQITRKVPDVEKERRLSLEPASDSESSVTKAHQVSSQMKQTISKFHALIEEANLDGLSASLNELESLEELQEEYILQLETEQTLLINKVKELGQEILSSPSSISWKSSGN comes from the exons ATGAAGCGTTTCGGGTTTAACGTTGAAGAAACTATTGTGGTTTTGCGTCATGCTGCTTTGGAGAAGCCTTTCCTTCCATATTTGGTTCCTCTGTTTTTTCTTGCTTGGGCTTTCGATAAATGggttttttctttctctaattGGATTCCACTTGCTATTGCCGTGTGGGCGACTTTACAG TATGGAAGTTTTCAACGTCAACTACTAGTAGAGGAGTTGAACAAGAAATGGAAGCAAATTATATTAGACACCTCG CCCAGTACACCACTTGAGCACTCTGAATGGTTAAATAAGCTGTTGACGGAGATTTGGCCTAACTACATCAACCCAAAACTTTCATTAAAGTTCTCTACTATTGTTGAG AAACGATTAAAACACCGGAGGCCGAAACTTATT GAGAGAATAGAATTGTTGGAGTTCTCTTTAGGCTCATGTCCTCCTGGCTTGGGCCTTCGTGGGACTCAATGGTCAACATCTGGCAATCAG AGAATCATGCGTTTGGGTTTTGATTGGGACACAAATGAAATGAGTATTATGTTGCTTGCCAAGTTGGCCATGCCATTTACTGGAACTGCACGGATTGTTATCAATAGCATTCACATAAAGGGTGAT CTTCTCTTGAGGCCTATCTTGGATGGGAGAGCAATTTCGTATTCATTTGTTTGCACTCCAGAAGTGAGAATAGGAGTTGCTTTTGGAAGTGGTGGAAGCCAGTCGTTACCTGCAACTGAGCTGCCGGGTGTTTCTTCTTGGCTG GTTAAACTTCTAACAGACGTTATAGTAAGGACAATGGTTGAACCTCGACGCCGCTGTTTCTCCTTGCCAGCTTTTGATCTGGGTAAAAAGGCTGTTAGTGGTACAATATATGTGACAGTCATCTCAGCCAGTAAGCTTTCCAGAAACAGCTTGAGAGGAAACTCTTCCAGGAAACCACTGAGTACTTATATGAATAGTCCACTAGACGAAAACTTAACTGATAAGGATGAATTGCAGACATTTGTCGAGGTGGAACTTGATGAGCTAAGTAGGAGGACTGCTGTAAGATTAGGCTCCAACCCTGTATGGAATTCCACATTCAATATGATTCTACATGAAGATACAGGAACTCTTCGGTTCAATTTATATGAGTCAAATCCAAGCAATGTGAAGTATGACTATCTAGCCAGTTGTGAAGTAAAG ATGAAGTACGCTGCTGATGATTCTACAACATTTTGGGCAATAGGATCTGACTCTGAAGTAACTGCAAAGCACAGTGAGTTTTGTGGAAAAGAGGTCGAAATGGTTGTCCCATTTGAAGGAGTCGATTGTGGGGAG TTAACAGTGAAGTTTATTGTTAAAGAGTGGCAATTTTCAGATGGTTCACATAGCTCGCATAATTTTCATGTCAGACCTCAACAATCAGTTAATGGATCTTCAAACTATGCTTCAAGGACTGGAAGGAAGATTGCCATTACCCTTGTAGAAGGAAAAGATCTTAGTTTGAAGGATAAATCTGGGAAGTGTGAGTCATATGTAAAATTGGAATATGGGAAG GCTTTCCTGAAAACAAGAACTGCTATTTCTGTAAATCCTAATTGGAATcagaagtttgagcttgatgagATTGGAGGTGGTGAATACCTCAAGATAAAATGCTTTGGTGTAGATATATTCGGTGACGAAAATATTGGTACTGCCCGAGTTAATTTGGAAGGACTTCATGAAGGAATAGTCAGGGATGTATGGGTCCCCCTCGAAAAAGTAAATTATGGAGAACTAAGGCTAATGATAGAGGCAGTCAAGGCAGATGACTATGAAGGATCACGG GGTTCAAACATAGGCTCAAATAATGGTTGGATAGAACTTGTTATCATAGAAGCTAAAGATTTGGTTGCTGCTGATATTGGAGGGACAAGCGACCCTTATGTAAGAGTACAATATGGAAACTTGAAGAAAAGAACAAAG GTTATGTTCAAAACTTTAAATCCTCATTGGAATCAGACCTTAGAGTTCCCTGATGATGGCAGCCCTTTACTGTTGCATGTGAAAGACCACAATGCTTTACTACCCACATCAAGCATAGGCGACTGTGTTGTCGAGTATCAAAGATTGCCTCCAAACCAAATGGCTGACAAATGGATACCTCTTCAAGGGGTTAAACGAGGAGAGATCCACATCCAAATCACAAGAAAAGTTCCAGATgtagagaaagagagaagacTTAGTTTAGAACCCGCCTCGGATTCTGAATCATCTGTCACCAAGGCACATCAAGTTTCAAGTCAG ATGAAGCAGACAATCAGCAAGTTTCACGCTTTAATCGAGGAGGCTAATCTTGACGGTCTTTCGGCATCGTTGAATGAACTAGAAAGCCTGGAGGAACTGCAAGAGGAATATATATTACAACTTGAAACTGAACAAACGCTTCTTATAAATAAGGTAAAGGAGCTTGGCCAGGAAATTCTTAGTTCTCCTTCATCAATTAGTTGGAAATCTTCTGGAAATTGA
- the LOC103494128 gene encoding uncharacterized protein LOC103494128 isoform X2 — protein MRLGFDWDTNEMSIMLLAKLAMPFTGTARIVINSIHIKGDLLLRPILDGRAISYSFVCTPEVRIGVAFGSGGSQSLPATELPGVSSWLVKLLTDVIVRTMVEPRRRCFSLPAFDLGKKAVSGTIYVTVISASKLSRNSLRGNSSRKPLSTYMNSPLDENLTDKDELQTFVEVELDELSRRTAVRLGSNPVWNSTFNMILHEDTGTLRFNLYESNPSNVKYDYLASCEVKMKYAADDSTTFWAIGSDSEVTAKHSEFCGKEVEMVVPFEGVDCGELTVKFIVKEWQFSDGSHSSHNFHVRPQQSVNGSSNYASRTGRKIAITLVEGKDLSLKDKSGKCESYVKLEYGKAFLKTRTAISVNPNWNQKFELDEIGGGEYLKIKCFGVDIFGDENIGTARVNLEGLHEGIVRDVWVPLEKVNYGELRLMIEAVKADDYEGSRGSNIGSNNGWIELVIIEAKDLVAADIGGTSDPYVRVQYGNLKKRTKVMFKTLNPHWNQTLEFPDDGSPLLLHVKDHNALLPTSSIGDCVVEYQRLPPNQMADKWIPLQGVKRGEIHIQITRKVPDVEKERRLSLEPASDSESSVTKAHQVSSQMKQTISKFHALIEEANLDGLSASLNELESLEELQEEYILQLETEQTLLINKVKELGQEILSSPSSISWKSSGN, from the exons ATGCGTTTGGGTTTTGATTGGGACACAAATGAAATGAGTATTATGTTGCTTGCCAAGTTGGCCATGCCATTTACTGGAACTGCACGGATTGTTATCAATAGCATTCACATAAAGGGTGAT CTTCTCTTGAGGCCTATCTTGGATGGGAGAGCAATTTCGTATTCATTTGTTTGCACTCCAGAAGTGAGAATAGGAGTTGCTTTTGGAAGTGGTGGAAGCCAGTCGTTACCTGCAACTGAGCTGCCGGGTGTTTCTTCTTGGCTG GTTAAACTTCTAACAGACGTTATAGTAAGGACAATGGTTGAACCTCGACGCCGCTGTTTCTCCTTGCCAGCTTTTGATCTGGGTAAAAAGGCTGTTAGTGGTACAATATATGTGACAGTCATCTCAGCCAGTAAGCTTTCCAGAAACAGCTTGAGAGGAAACTCTTCCAGGAAACCACTGAGTACTTATATGAATAGTCCACTAGACGAAAACTTAACTGATAAGGATGAATTGCAGACATTTGTCGAGGTGGAACTTGATGAGCTAAGTAGGAGGACTGCTGTAAGATTAGGCTCCAACCCTGTATGGAATTCCACATTCAATATGATTCTACATGAAGATACAGGAACTCTTCGGTTCAATTTATATGAGTCAAATCCAAGCAATGTGAAGTATGACTATCTAGCCAGTTGTGAAGTAAAG ATGAAGTACGCTGCTGATGATTCTACAACATTTTGGGCAATAGGATCTGACTCTGAAGTAACTGCAAAGCACAGTGAGTTTTGTGGAAAAGAGGTCGAAATGGTTGTCCCATTTGAAGGAGTCGATTGTGGGGAG TTAACAGTGAAGTTTATTGTTAAAGAGTGGCAATTTTCAGATGGTTCACATAGCTCGCATAATTTTCATGTCAGACCTCAACAATCAGTTAATGGATCTTCAAACTATGCTTCAAGGACTGGAAGGAAGATTGCCATTACCCTTGTAGAAGGAAAAGATCTTAGTTTGAAGGATAAATCTGGGAAGTGTGAGTCATATGTAAAATTGGAATATGGGAAG GCTTTCCTGAAAACAAGAACTGCTATTTCTGTAAATCCTAATTGGAATcagaagtttgagcttgatgagATTGGAGGTGGTGAATACCTCAAGATAAAATGCTTTGGTGTAGATATATTCGGTGACGAAAATATTGGTACTGCCCGAGTTAATTTGGAAGGACTTCATGAAGGAATAGTCAGGGATGTATGGGTCCCCCTCGAAAAAGTAAATTATGGAGAACTAAGGCTAATGATAGAGGCAGTCAAGGCAGATGACTATGAAGGATCACGG GGTTCAAACATAGGCTCAAATAATGGTTGGATAGAACTTGTTATCATAGAAGCTAAAGATTTGGTTGCTGCTGATATTGGAGGGACAAGCGACCCTTATGTAAGAGTACAATATGGAAACTTGAAGAAAAGAACAAAG GTTATGTTCAAAACTTTAAATCCTCATTGGAATCAGACCTTAGAGTTCCCTGATGATGGCAGCCCTTTACTGTTGCATGTGAAAGACCACAATGCTTTACTACCCACATCAAGCATAGGCGACTGTGTTGTCGAGTATCAAAGATTGCCTCCAAACCAAATGGCTGACAAATGGATACCTCTTCAAGGGGTTAAACGAGGAGAGATCCACATCCAAATCACAAGAAAAGTTCCAGATgtagagaaagagagaagacTTAGTTTAGAACCCGCCTCGGATTCTGAATCATCTGTCACCAAGGCACATCAAGTTTCAAGTCAG ATGAAGCAGACAATCAGCAAGTTTCACGCTTTAATCGAGGAGGCTAATCTTGACGGTCTTTCGGCATCGTTGAATGAACTAGAAAGCCTGGAGGAACTGCAAGAGGAATATATATTACAACTTGAAACTGAACAAACGCTTCTTATAAATAAGGTAAAGGAGCTTGGCCAGGAAATTCTTAGTTCTCCTTCATCAATTAGTTGGAAATCTTCTGGAAATTGA